From the genome of Spinacia oleracea cultivar Varoflay chromosome 2, BTI_SOV_V1, whole genome shotgun sequence, one region includes:
- the LOC130467289 gene encoding uncharacterized protein has product KCQGFGHYQNACPNKRVVTLREVVECREELFEEEKRLGDVFVFDESGDEEEEEGYEALIYDTNLVLRALQTQISPTDLDQRDQLFHTKCLVKDKWCSVIVDGESCTNAASSEMVSKLGLITTAHPRPYAFHWLDDGNSVKVSKQVRVGLTMGSYVDEVLCDVIPMDACHILLGRPWQFDRDFKDVFPDELPPGLPPIRGIEHQIDLIPGTSLPNKAAYHCNPDETKELQKQIDELVNRGYVRESLSPCAVPVLLVPKKDGTWRYVVSKDGVSLDQSKIEAIKSWPNPKTISEVRSFHGLASFYRRFIRDFSTITSPITSCLKKGAFVWGEDAQKAFDVIKERLCAAPILALPDFSQPFEVECDASGAGIGAVLIQGKRPIAYFSEKLGGARLNYCTYDKEFYAIVRALDHWSHYLRSSHFVLHSDHESLKYINGQQKLSPRHAKWVEFLQSFHFSSKYKDGKSNVVADALSRRYDGFLFKGNRLCIPKHSIRELLVREAHGGGLAGHFGIAKTLKILREHFFWPKMLGDVTNIVNKCVTCHMAKSSFKPGLYSPLPVPVRPWEDVSMDFIVALPRTQRGKDAIMVVVDRFSKMAHFVACHKTDDACNVADLYYKEIVRLHGIPKTIVSDRDSKFLSYFWNTLWRKVGTKLLFSTSHHPQTDGQTEVTNRTLGTLLRGLVSKTQKDWDVKLAHAEFAYNRSPTYATGHSPFEVVYGINPYLPLDLIPLPKDELFEEGDLVWVHLRKERFPRKRKNKLMPRAEGPYKVVARVNDNAYKIDLDDDGLAELRSIPFKGGGDDTVKIISPYVIQGSLSYS; this is encoded by the exons aagtgccaagggtttgggcattatcaaaatgcgtgtccaaataaacgagtagtgaccttgagagaagttgttgaatgtcgtgaggagttgtttgaagaggaaaagaggttgggggacgtatttgtgtttgatgagagtggtgatgaggaggaagaggaagggtatgaggctctaatttatgacacaaatctggttcttagagcgctacaaactcaaatttcacctactgatctagaccaacgagatcagttgtttcatactaaatgtctagtgaaagataagtggtgtagtgtaattgttgatggggagagttgtaccaatgctgcttctagtgaaatggtgtcaaaattaggcttaatcactactgcccatcctaggccatacgcattccattggcttgatgatggtaatagtgtaaaagtgtcgaagcaagtaagggttggtttgactatgggttcgtatgtggatgaagttctttgtgatgttattcctatggatgcttgtcatattttgttgggtcgtccttggcagtttgatagggac ttcaaggatgtatttccggatgaattaccaccaggtttgccccctattcgtggtattgaacatcaaattgatcttattccaggaacttctttgcctaataaggctgcctatcaTTGCAATCCGGatgaaacaaaggaattacaaaagcaaattgatgaacttgtgaatcgaggctatgttagagaaagcttgagtccatgtgctgttccggtgttgcttgtgcctaagaaagatggaacatggc gctatgtggtttcgaaagatggagtgtccttggatcagtccaagatcgaggctatcaaatcgtggcctaatcctaaaactataagtgaggtgcgttcatttcatggtcttgcttcattttatagacgtttcattcgtgatttcagtactattactagtcctatcactagttgcttgaagaaaggtgcttttgtatggggagaggacgctcaaaaggcgtttgatgtgattaaagagcgtttgtgtgctgctcctattttggcgctgccagatttctctcaaccttttgaggtcgagtgtgatgctagtggagcggggattggtgctgttttgatccaaggtaagcgtcccatagcttatttttcggaaaagttagggggtgctcgtttgaattattgcacttatgataaagagttctatgccattgttagagctttggatcattggagtcattatttgcgttctagccactttgttttgcattctgatcatgaatctttgaagtatattaatgggcaacaaaaattgagcccaaggcatgctaaatgggttgagttcttgcaatcctttcatttttcttcgaaatacaaagatggtaaaagcaatgtggtggctgatgcattatcacgaaggtac gatgggtttcttttcaaaggtaatcgcctttgtattcctaagcattcaattcgtgagttactagtgcgtgaggctcatggtggaggattggctggtcactttggcatagccaagaccttgaaaatcttgagagaacatttcttttggcctaaaatgttaggtgatgtaacgaacattgtgaataaatgtgtgacttgtcatatggccaagagttctttcaaacccggtttatactcacctttgccggttccagttcgcccttgggaagatgtatccatggattttatagtggctttgcctcgtactcaaagaggtaaggatgctattatggtcgtggtggatagattttcaaaaatggctcacttcgttgcttgtcacaaaacggatgatgcttgtaatgtggctgatttgtattataaggagattgttcgtttgcatggaattccaaagactattgtttctgatcgagattccaagttcttgagttacttttggaatacattatggagaaaggtgggaaccaagttgttgtttagcacttcacatcaccctcaaactgatgggcaaacagaggtgacaaatcgaaccttgggaacgctattgagagggttggtaagtaaaacgcaaaaggattgggatgtcaagcttgctcacgctgaatttgcttataatcggtctcctacttatgctactggtcattctccatttgaggtagtatatgggattaatccctacttgcccttggatttaattccattaccaaaagatga gttgtttgaagaaggtgatttggtttgggttcatttaaggaaagagcgttttccaaggaaacgcaagaacaagcttatgcctagggctgaaggtccttacaaggtggttgcacgtgtgaatgataatgcttacaagattg atcttgatgatgatggccttgctgaattgaggtcaattccttttaaagggggaggggatgatacg